The following nucleotide sequence is from Drosophila kikkawai strain 14028-0561.14 chromosome 2L, DkikHiC1v2, whole genome shotgun sequence.
CGTTGATGGCATTACCACGGTCGCCATATTCGCCACCGCGTTTATACGAGACGGAGACCTTCTTCTCCCAGCCATTTCTGGGACTCGACAACTGCAAACAGAAAAATGGCATTACAGGCACACATACATATCGCAAAATGTCGGGAAACCTACCGTGAAGGCGCACAGGAATTCGTTAACTGCCGCAAAATTCGGTCCCACTGTGCAGATCTCGTGAATGATGTCCTCCAAGCAGATGACACCCTTCTCGCCCAGGTGCTCCTCCACCATTGTGTTCGACTGGATGGCCGTCTTCTTGCCGTTGATGTGGGCGAAACCTTTCTTAAAGACCAGCTCGCGAATGGAGCTCAGCGAGGGATTTCCATAGACCACAAAGGGTTCAATCacgcgcagcagcagctgattCTCCTTGGTGTTCTCCAGGAAAACGGCATTGTGACGCTGGGCCATGCGCagtgttttaaatatttcagcaGTGGTCTTGTCGAAGATCTTCTTGCCCGCATGCCGCATCACAAACAGTAGCTTCGGGTTGGAGTCCTGGGCGGCCTCGGCGCTCTGTTCGGTTATGTTGGTGCGCAGTATCGTTTGCTTGATCCGCTTGGCCGTGCGCTCGGCCTTCAGGTAGCCCATCACGAAGGACTCGGCACGCCGGAACTTGTGGTGCTTGTGGAGAGCAGTGCGGCGCTTGATGCGATCACTTACCCTCTGCTCGACGACGGACTGATCCTGGCGAATTCGCCTCTTGCGATGCCTCAGCACAGAAACTGTTTTGCCGGGCAATTTGTTGGGCACCGCATATCTGGTAAGGGAAACGTGTTTAATTAGTATTGTTTAGCAGTTTTGTGTAGCTTTAATCCACTCACTTGTCCGACATTGCtggtttttgattttctttacaATAAAACACGTGCaattatcaaaacaaaaactaaaaagaaatatcgACCAGTGTGGCCGTATAGACTGCGAAGCGATGTTTATCGATGGCGCATATCGATGGTTGAAATATCGATCAAATCAATCAaaaggatttatttttatttaatttttggagCTACAAATGTTACAATTCAGGCAGCGAACGAATTTAATTTGACATTCTGTCTCTTTCTAGAACATAAAAAGCCCCCAAAGCGATTTTCCACCGTTCAAGCTTTTGCGCATGTTTGTCTAGGCTATCGATAAATTTATTCACAATTAATGTTATCGGCATTCAAAAACCCAGCGGGATGATTTTTTAAACCGAATTCgtaaatttttcaaattcaatttgccacAAACCAGCACCTATAGTCCAAggtacaaatatttacatatcGAATTTATTGGCAATGGCACATTTCCGTTTGTAAacaactctctctctcaactCTCAATTCCAGTTTCCGGTTTTGAGAGTTTGTTTCTCTCTGTTTCTATGACGCACAAGCGCAAATTGCGCTGCTCTCCGTCGTTTTGGggttgaaattaattttagtatgAAAATGCCGGTCTCGATGCCAACGCACAGTTGCTGTCCGCAGTTGAAGCCGTTCCGTTGTGTCGCGCTTGAGGTAATAAAAATGGTGATTTATAGCAAAACAAGATAAACCAAAGAAGTAATCAACGAAAACTGCATTCCAAAACGttgcaaaaaataagaaaaaaaaaactaaaactacaGCAGCTACAACTGCAATTTTTCACTGCCACGCGTCGCTGATGACGAAACCGTGAAAATTAGCACGCGGCAGCGGAGGCACACGCACAGTCACACCCCGTTCCCCCACCCCCGCTCCTCATAACCACTTTAAAGCTCCGTTTTGTTTGCCAACGAAGGAGATAGTGTCgaaaaaacataattaaagTTTATGCTTGTGACAGCGGGAGATTAGTTTGCAGAGAACAAGTCAAGGCTGCAATTGACAAGTATTAAGACAATAAAGAGACCCAACAGGTTTATTGCACGTGCTGGAATATCTCTCGTTTGCACTGATAACGCGCGAGTTTCCTCCCATAAAGTGGCATTTATTGTAGTCTTGGACTTAGTCTTCCCCTTTCACTTTCCAGTGGCAATGCCAGCTATTCGCCGCTAGAGCAGAACCACACTTCAGCCCCCAAGCATCATGACGGACAGATATGCCAATGGAGTGACCACCAGCCTGATGGAGCCAAACGGACGCAGTTCGGTTGCTCCAGCAGcagaggaggcggaggagaaAATTGTCCTGAAGCGGAAGCTGACCCTTATCAATGGAGTGGCCATAATAGTGGGCACCATTATCGGATCGGGCATCTTCATAGCCCCCACTGGAGTCTTCTACTACACCGAGTAAGTCTCTAGGCGATATATAGTATCATccttaattcaatttattcaCAAATAAGGTCAATTTAACTGTTAATTAATGGTTTTATTGTCGCACCAATTAAGAGAAATTTATTAGTTGTCGATTTGGTTCCCTTGAAAAAAGTGCTCTCACTCGCAATTTGGCTTTAATATTGCGTCAGCTTTAAAGTGGCTTTTTAGCGTTACAAGAAGGCGTGTCAAGTTCCAAATTATTGATAAACAAAGATGTAAAGAGGTTGGGCGAAAATTCCATACGAATGTCGGAAGTTTCCACTTAcggaaataatttattaaactcATTTGTCAGTCAATTTATGGAAGTTTCTTTAAGAAAAGAAATCTACATATTCAAGCTCAGGGACTTGATTTACCCACATTAATTAACGATGGACTTGggtgaaaattaaataaccaaCATTAATATTTCTTACTTAGTTTAACAGCTTAAAGTGTTTATGTGCTTATGTTTTTATCCTTGTCCCAAgattgtttatttactttatctctgtgtatatattttctagatCCGTGGGAAGCTCTCTATTGATTTGGTCTGCTTGTGGTATTCTGTCGACCATTGGAGCTCTTTGCTATGCCGAGCTGGGTACAAGCATCACGAGATCTGGCGGGGATTATGCCTATCTGCTGGTGTCCTTTGGACCCCTCGTGGGCTTCCTGCGGCTGTGGATAGCACTGCTCATCATCCGGCCAACCACGCAGGTCAGTGTGCCTGCTGTCCATCAATTGAATTACGgaatgtttatttgttttgattgattggtTGTTggggcaaataaataaaactttattaagTGACGAAGACGGACTACCTTCGAATGGAATTGAATTCAATTACGGAATACAACTTTAGAAAACAACTTTCGCTGACTTGGAATTCGcgatttaattttgttacaatttaatatgttATCAATTTATCTTTTCTTACAGACCATTGTGGCTTTGACCTTCGCCCATTATGCCGCCAAGCCGTTCTTCGAGGACTGTGATCCGCCGGAGAATGCCGTAAAGCTCCTCGCAGCCATTTGTTTAAGTGAGTCAGACCAGGGACAGCCCGCTCCCTACGGGCAAACAATAATTATTCCTCCCTTATTATTCCCCTAGCACTGCTCACGGCCATCAACTGTCTGTCCGTTAAGGTTTCGATGAAGGTTCAGGATGTGTTCACGGTGGGCAAGCTGCTGGCCCTCATCATGATTATTCTGGCTGGACTCTACTA
It contains:
- the RpL7-like gene encoding uncharacterized protein RpL7-like produces the protein MSDKYAVPNKLPGKTVSVLRHRKRRIRQDQSVVEQRVSDRIKRRTALHKHHKFRRAESFVMGYLKAERTAKRIKQTILRTNITEQSAEAAQDSNPKLLFVMRHAGKKIFDKTTAEIFKTLRMAQRHNAVFLENTKENQLLLRVIEPFVVYGNPSLSSIRELVFKKGFAHINGKKTAIQSNTMVEEHLGEKGVICLEDIIHEICTVGPNFAAVNEFLCAFTLSSPRNGWEKKVSVSYKRGGEYGDRGNAINEVIARCL